One part of the Cinclus cinclus chromosome 20, bCinCin1.1, whole genome shotgun sequence genome encodes these proteins:
- the ARHGDIA gene encoding rho GDP-dissociation inhibitor 1 has protein sequence MAEQEPTAEQLAQIAAENEEDEHSVNYKPPAQKSIQEIQELDKDDESLRKYKEALLGAVTVSADPNAPNVVVTKLTLVCATAPGPLELDLTGDLESYKKQAFVLKEGVEYRIKISFRVNREIVSGLKYIQHTFRKGVKIDKTEYMVGSYGPRAEEYEFLTPMEEAPKGMLARGSYNIKSKFTDDDKTDHLSWEWNLTIKKDWKD, from the exons ATGGCGGAGCAGGAGCCAACGGCAGAGCAGCTGGCCCAGATTGCAGCTGAGAATGAGGAGGATGAACACTCTGTCAACTATAAGCCACCTGCCCAGAAGAGCATCCAGGAGATCCAGGAGCTGGACAAGGACGATGAGAGCCTGCGCAAGTACAAGGAGGCACTGCTGGGTGCTGTCACCGTGAGTGCAG ATCCCAATGCTCCAAATGTGGTGGTCACCAAACTGACCTTGGTCTGTGCTACAGCTCCAGGCCCCCTGGAACTGGACCTGacag GTGATCTGGAAAGCTACAAGAAGCAAGCATTTGTGCTGAAGGAGGGCGTGGAGTACCGGATAAAAATCTCCTTTAGG GTAAACAGGGAGATTGTGTCAGGGTTGAAGTACATCCAGCACACGTTCCGGAAAGGTGTGAAAA TTGACAAGACCGAATACATGGTTGGGAGCTATGGCCCCCGAGCAGAGGAGTACGAGTTCCTGACCCCCATGGAGGAGGCCCCAAAGGGCATGCTGGCCCGGGGCAGCTACAACATCAAATCCAAGTTCACAGATGATGATAAGACTGACCACCTGTCCTGGGAGTGGAACCTGACCATCAAGAAGGATTGGAAGGACTAG